The proteins below come from a single Acidobacteriota bacterium genomic window:
- a CDS encoding efflux RND transporter permease subunit: MKVTEICVKHPVFTVMLIAFLVTLGAFSYRGLAVDLFPRADPATVNVEVRLPGATPEEMITGVVLPLEDAISSVSGVDEISVYSTEGFADITCTFVLERDIEGAAQDIREKVAAAINQLPRDTLPPVITKQDPQSDPIMTLLVSGPMSRRELTEIADKQVRRAIQTVDGVGSVDLNGGQQRQIRVLLDAQKLTSHNFTVLDVRQALQRENIEAPGGRMITGPQELGLRTLGRVTSADQFSDVVVGTQGGIPIRVRDVAQVEDSAQELRTWSALFRKNEAAQDIVSIQVLRQSGANTVKVADNVRSKVAELQSQLPPGVKLLVIHDISDFIKASVHSLIEHLILGSILASLIVWLFMRNWRAVIIAAVAIPASVIATFTLMRGMDFSLNNMTLLALTLSVGIVIDDAIIVLENIFRFMEEKGKGPIQAAIEATREIGLAVMATTLSLIIIFLPIAFMTGYARKYVNSFGWTMAMAILVSLLVAFTLTPMMSSRLLRLNTTGKTSHSGKLLLYVEDRYMKMLQWSLAHRGAIILICAATFLSTFGLYRLVGRDWIPADDQSELLSSFTLPEGTSLQKTSEMATDIAKRVVALPEVTFVQSLTHGPTNHAHLFIGLVPRGERKLSHQQLATRVRGILAGYRNITYNVRLPSVLGGEIYFPIAAVIRGPDLGQLAEISKKVADRMRKYPDLVDVNPSLNLNTPELQVKVDRQRAADIGVRMTDISDAVRLFYSGEDEITRFKEGSEQYPVTMQLLQEQRDNPDVLNRMMVPSSKLGQVRLESVASIGRGFGPASLWRYNREFQVSVYANVTSGYPLDVAAGHTMQSIKEIGLPAGYSYLFSGQVKVLEETTWNLLLAMLLASVFMYMVLAAQFESFSHPFIIMLTLPLSIPFALFSLWITGRALSLWSALGMFLLLGIVKKNGILQVDYTNRLIAEGMPLREAILEANRVRLRPILMTTLSIIAGLIPVAIGLGAGSEQRASIAVTIIGGQTLCLLLTLLVVPVAYSYLSELQSLPWREWKGHLLGRAAEQERPSEGD, encoded by the coding sequence ATGAAGGTCACCGAAATCTGCGTCAAGCATCCGGTATTCACTGTGATGCTGATCGCATTTCTGGTGACGCTGGGCGCGTTTTCCTATCGCGGGCTGGCGGTCGATCTGTTTCCGAGAGCAGATCCGGCCACGGTGAACGTGGAGGTACGTTTGCCGGGAGCGACTCCTGAAGAAATGATTACCGGAGTTGTGCTGCCGCTGGAAGACGCAATCTCTTCGGTGAGCGGCGTGGACGAGATCAGCGTTTACTCCACGGAAGGGTTTGCTGATATTACGTGTACGTTCGTTCTGGAGCGCGACATCGAGGGCGCGGCGCAGGACATTCGGGAAAAGGTCGCGGCTGCCATCAATCAACTGCCGCGTGACACGCTGCCTCCGGTGATCACGAAACAGGATCCGCAATCGGATCCGATCATGACGCTGCTGGTGAGCGGTCCGATGAGCCGCCGCGAGTTGACGGAGATTGCCGACAAGCAGGTGCGGCGCGCGATTCAGACTGTCGATGGCGTCGGCAGCGTGGACTTGAATGGCGGACAGCAGCGGCAGATCCGCGTTTTGCTCGACGCGCAGAAACTGACTTCGCACAACTTCACAGTTCTCGACGTGCGCCAGGCGCTGCAGCGCGAAAACATCGAAGCGCCGGGCGGGCGCATGATTACCGGCCCGCAGGAATTGGGATTGCGGACGCTGGGACGCGTCACTTCGGCGGACCAGTTCAGTGATGTGGTGGTGGGAACGCAAGGCGGAATTCCGATCCGCGTTCGCGACGTCGCGCAGGTCGAGGACAGCGCACAGGAACTTCGCACGTGGTCGGCACTGTTCCGGAAGAACGAGGCGGCACAGGACATCGTCAGCATTCAGGTGCTTCGTCAATCGGGCGCGAATACCGTCAAGGTCGCAGACAACGTCAGGAGCAAAGTAGCGGAGTTGCAATCCCAGTTGCCGCCCGGGGTGAAGTTGCTGGTGATCCACGATATTTCGGACTTCATCAAGGCGTCGGTGCACTCGCTGATCGAGCACCTGATTCTGGGTAGCATTCTCGCCAGCCTGATTGTCTGGCTGTTCATGAGGAACTGGCGAGCGGTCATCATTGCGGCGGTGGCCATTCCCGCGTCGGTAATCGCGACCTTCACGCTGATGCGTGGGATGGATTTTTCGCTGAACAACATGACGCTCCTGGCTCTGACGCTGTCAGTCGGCATCGTCATCGATGACGCGATCATTGTTCTGGAAAATATTTTCCGGTTCATGGAGGAAAAAGGAAAAGGACCGATCCAGGCGGCGATTGAGGCGACTCGTGAAATCGGCCTCGCGGTGATGGCGACGACGTTGTCGCTCATCATTATTTTTCTGCCGATCGCGTTCATGACGGGATACGCCCGCAAGTATGTGAACTCATTTGGCTGGACGATGGCGATGGCGATCCTCGTTTCACTGCTGGTCGCGTTTACGCTGACGCCGATGATGAGCAGCCGTCTGCTGCGGCTTAATACAACCGGCAAAACATCGCACTCGGGAAAGCTGCTGCTGTACGTAGAAGACCGCTACATGAAGATGCTGCAGTGGTCGCTGGCGCATCGGGGCGCGATCATTCTGATTTGCGCGGCAACATTTCTTTCGACTTTCGGTCTCTACCGTCTGGTGGGCCGCGACTGGATTCCGGCGGACGATCAATCAGAACTGCTGAGTTCATTCACGCTTCCTGAAGGCACTTCGCTGCAGAAGACGAGCGAGATGGCAACTGATATCGCCAAACGCGTCGTCGCTTTGCCGGAAGTTACGTTCGTGCAAAGCCTGACCCACGGGCCGACCAATCACGCTCATCTTTTCATAGGGCTGGTTCCACGCGGTGAACGAAAACTGAGCCATCAACAACTGGCCACAAGAGTTCGCGGCATTCTGGCGGGCTATCGCAATATCACTTACAACGTGCGCCTGCCTTCAGTGCTGGGCGGCGAGATTTATTTTCCAATCGCGGCGGTCATTCGCGGACCTGACCTCGGCCAGCTGGCGGAAATCAGCAAGAAGGTCGCGGATCGCATGCGGAAATATCCCGACCTGGTGGATGTGAACCCGAGCTTGAATCTGAACACGCCAGAACTACAGGTGAAAGTCGACCGGCAACGCGCCGCCGACATCGGCGTACGCATGACCGACATCAGCGATGCGGTTCGTTTGTTCTACTCCGGTGAAGACGAAATCACGCGCTTCAAAGAAGGGTCCGAACAATATCCGGTGACGATGCAGCTGCTCCAGGAGCAACGCGATAATCCCGACGTGCTGAATCGCATGATGGTTCCCTCGTCGAAACTGGGGCAAGTGCGGCTGGAGAGTGTGGCGTCAATTGGACGCGGGTTCGGTCCGGCTTCGCTGTGGCGCTACAACCGGGAATTTCAGGTGAGCGTGTACGCCAACGTGACGTCGGGATATCCGCTCGATGTGGCGGCCGGGCACACGATGCAATCGATCAAAGAGATCGGCCTACCCGCGGGCTATTCGTATCTTTTCTCCGGGCAAGTGAAAGTGCTCGAGGAGACCACGTGGAACCTGCTGCTGGCGATGCTGCTGGCGTCGGTCTTCATGTACATGGTCCTGGCCGCGCAGTTTGAGAGTTTTTCGCATCCCTTCATCATCATGCTCACGTTGCCGTTGAGCATTCCGTTCGCGCTGTTCTCGTTGTGGATCACGGGCCGCGCACTCAGCCTGTGGAGCGCGCTGGGAATGTTTCTACTGCTGGGGATCGTCAAGAAAAATGGAATTTTGCAGGTGGACTACACCAACCGGCTGATCGCGGAAGGAATGCCGCTGCGGGAAGCGATTCTGGAAGCGAACCGGGTAAGGCTGCGCCCTATTCTCATGACCACGCTGTCGATCATTGCCGGACTGATTCCAGTTGCCATCGGGTTGGGTGCTGGGTCCGAGCAGCGCGCGTCGATTGCGGTGACGATTATCGGAGGACAGACGCTGTGTCTGTTGTTGACGCTGCTCGTTGTCCCGGTCGCGTATTCCTATTTATCGGAATTGCAGAGTCTTCCGTGGCGCGAATGGAAGGGCCATTTGCTTGGCCGCGCTGCTGAGCAAGAAAGACCATCCGAGGGCGACTGA
- the argH gene encoding argininosuccinate lyase, producing the protein MWSGRFRQPLDPDFEQWQRSFPYDRRLLLFELAASKAHARALERAQVLTKDELEKIQTALDEIGKHEPVDSEAEDVHHYVEKQLAKLIGDTGYKLHTGRSRNEQIATDLRLFVRAGIDTLQIQLADWIDSLIAPADAAGPAAMPAYTHLQPAEPVLVAHWLLAYAEMFLRDSTRLADCRRRTNQCPLGSGAVAGATLALNRQEIAKDLAFDAPTANSIDATSDRDFAIEFVNTLAQLALHLSRWAEEMILFSTPAYGFVELPEPYSTGSSAMPQKKNPDLLELVRGKSARVMGYASTLQTLVKGLPLAYNKDMQESQEPLFLAADTVTSMLPLVTGFMRTVEFDLKKMEHDAQSNFMNAWAAAAYLVERGVPSRLAHEAVGKAVALATGRGCDLQKLPLPDLQAINPAFDAAFPSKLGLEEVLALHDVPGGTAPRHVKRALQNARERAAALRSREGTASAVP; encoded by the coding sequence ATGTGGTCCGGCCGTTTCCGCCAACCGCTCGATCCCGACTTCGAACAGTGGCAGCGCTCGTTCCCCTACGATCGCCGCCTGCTCCTCTTCGAACTCGCAGCCAGCAAGGCTCATGCCCGTGCCCTCGAACGCGCCCAGGTTCTCACGAAAGATGAACTGGAGAAAATCCAAACCGCCCTCGACGAGATCGGAAAGCACGAACCCGTCGACTCCGAAGCGGAAGACGTCCACCACTACGTAGAAAAGCAACTCGCGAAATTAATCGGCGACACCGGCTACAAACTCCACACTGGACGCAGTCGCAACGAACAAATCGCCACAGACCTCCGCCTCTTTGTTCGCGCCGGCATTGACACCCTGCAAATCCAGCTGGCCGACTGGATCGACTCCCTCATCGCCCCCGCCGACGCCGCCGGCCCGGCAGCCATGCCCGCCTACACGCATCTGCAACCTGCGGAGCCTGTTCTCGTTGCGCACTGGCTTCTGGCTTATGCCGAGATGTTCCTCCGCGATAGCACCCGCCTCGCGGATTGCCGAAGGCGCACCAATCAATGCCCACTTGGATCAGGCGCTGTGGCCGGAGCCACGCTCGCGCTCAACCGTCAGGAGATCGCCAAGGATCTCGCTTTCGACGCGCCCACCGCCAACAGCATCGACGCCACCAGCGATCGCGACTTCGCCATAGAATTCGTCAACACACTAGCGCAACTGGCGTTGCATCTGAGCCGCTGGGCCGAAGAGATGATTCTCTTCTCCACTCCCGCCTACGGATTCGTGGAGTTGCCCGAGCCTTATTCCACCGGCAGCAGCGCCATGCCGCAAAAGAAGAATCCCGACTTACTCGAGTTAGTAAGAGGCAAGTCGGCGCGCGTCATGGGATACGCCTCCACCCTGCAGACTCTCGTAAAAGGCCTCCCCCTCGCCTACAACAAAGATATGCAGGAGAGTCAGGAACCACTTTTTCTTGCCGCCGACACCGTCACCAGCATGCTCCCGCTCGTCACCGGATTCATGCGCACCGTGGAATTTGACTTGAAGAAAATGGAACACGACGCCCAATCCAATTTCATGAACGCCTGGGCCGCCGCCGCCTACCTGGTCGAACGCGGAGTCCCCAGTCGCCTCGCCCACGAAGCCGTAGGCAAAGCCGTAGCCCTGGCTACCGGCCGTGGATGCGATCTGCAAAAACTTCCTCTTCCCGACCTGCAAGCGATCAACCCGGCCTTTGACGCCGCCTTCCCCTCGAAACTCGGCCTCGAAGAAGTCCTCGCCCTACACGATGTCCCCGGCGGCACCGCCCCAAGACACGTGAAACGCGCACTACAAAATGCGCGGGAGCGCGCCGCCGCCCTGCGTAGTCGGGAGGGCACGGCTTCAGCCGTGCCGTAA
- a CDS encoding M48 family metalloprotease: protein MLFASLAMFMVLLSYIFMILLASLCVYLPFLLLTAAMNFNTLVLFLGGIVVAAVMLWSLVPRIDKFEPPGLLLEPASHPQLFTEIQQIASKLGEPLPREVYLIGDPNAWVADRGGLMGIGSRRVMGLGLPLLAALNVSQFRAILAHEFAHYYGGDTSLGPWLHRTQMSMVRTFQNMGSIGQMSLPALVAIFYTVVFKLLHWYWLLFLRAINFVSRKQEYRADELACLVAGQVSLISGLRGVHASALAWPSYWRTEVAPMLSAGRLPAIADGFSQFLIAPQIAEGVQKGLAAQIAEAKVDPYDSHPPLRDRIAAANLLSVDAMAEDHQPASILLTDIDQAELNFLEVANPQMPKNFLQPVSWQESGPVVLIPTWKGSIAAYAEPLAAQLQGETVASIPKALGKVPDVAAIMRDPAGMLLTQEQRIQRARGLVSTAFALALVNHGWNLHSLPGEFYLEKDGHQLQPFQLTLQLSDGKIGNDAWQEMCAKDGIADIELMPAATKPQSEG from the coding sequence ATGTTATTCGCCAGCTTGGCGATGTTCATGGTTTTGCTCTCCTACATTTTCATGATTCTGCTCGCGTCCTTATGTGTGTATCTACCCTTCCTCTTACTAACCGCGGCCATGAATTTCAACACGCTGGTCTTGTTCTTAGGCGGGATCGTCGTCGCCGCCGTCATGCTCTGGTCCCTCGTCCCGCGAATCGATAAGTTCGAACCGCCTGGACTCTTACTCGAACCAGCTTCTCATCCCCAGCTATTCACCGAGATCCAGCAGATCGCCTCCAAACTTGGCGAGCCTCTCCCGCGCGAGGTCTATCTCATCGGAGATCCCAACGCCTGGGTCGCCGATCGCGGCGGGCTGATGGGCATCGGCAGCCGTCGCGTCATGGGACTCGGACTGCCGCTGCTTGCTGCGCTCAATGTTTCTCAGTTCCGCGCCATCCTCGCTCACGAATTTGCGCATTACTATGGCGGGGACACCAGTCTTGGCCCATGGCTGCACCGCACTCAGATGTCGATGGTGCGCACCTTCCAGAACATGGGCTCGATCGGACAAATGAGCTTACCGGCCCTGGTCGCGATCTTCTATACAGTCGTATTCAAACTTCTTCATTGGTATTGGCTGCTGTTTCTACGCGCCATCAATTTCGTCTCTCGCAAACAGGAGTATCGCGCCGACGAGCTCGCTTGCCTCGTCGCTGGACAAGTTTCCCTGATCAGCGGACTTCGCGGAGTCCACGCCTCCGCCCTTGCCTGGCCTTCCTATTGGAGAACTGAAGTGGCGCCCATGCTCAGCGCCGGACGCCTCCCCGCGATCGCCGACGGCTTTTCGCAATTCCTGATCGCGCCCCAGATTGCGGAAGGCGTTCAGAAGGGCTTGGCCGCTCAAATCGCCGAAGCCAAGGTTGATCCCTACGACAGTCATCCTCCGTTGCGCGATCGCATCGCCGCCGCCAACCTGCTCTCTGTTGATGCCATGGCAGAGGACCATCAACCCGCTTCGATCCTGCTCACCGACATCGACCAGGCGGAACTGAATTTTCTGGAAGTGGCCAATCCCCAGATGCCAAAGAATTTCTTGCAGCCCGTGTCTTGGCAGGAAAGTGGCCCCGTCGTCCTCATTCCCACTTGGAAGGGATCCATAGCCGCATACGCCGAACCGCTTGCGGCGCAACTTCAAGGAGAGACCGTTGCAAGTATTCCCAAGGCACTCGGAAAAGTTCCCGACGTCGCCGCGATCATGCGAGATCCAGCAGGAATGTTGTTGACCCAGGAACAAAGAATTCAGCGCGCTCGCGGGCTTGTCTCTACCGCCTTTGCTCTGGCCCTGGTCAACCACGGATGGAACTTGCACTCTCTTCCCGGCGAGTTCTATCTTGAAAAAGACGGCCACCAACTGCAGCCATTCCAACTCACCCTGCAACTTTCCGACGGCAAGATTGGGAATGATGCCTGGCAGGAAATGTGCGCGAAGGACGGTATTGCAGATATCGAACTAATGCCGGCCGCGACGAAGCCGCAGTCGGAAGGGTAA
- the gyrA gene encoding DNA gyrase subunit A — MPDDPKNPELPLTPPPGDSGPGALNIQPVNIEEEMKRSYLDYSLSVIIGRALPDVRDGLKPVHRRILYTMQQMGLRPGGPTRKCARIVGDVMGKYHPHGNLAVYDALVRLAQPFAMRAPLVDGQGNFGSVDGDPPAADRYTEARLARVSTALLEDLDKEAVDFYPNYDGTETQPAVLPARYPNLLVNGSDGIAVGMATKIPPHNLTEIVDATITLVNNPNAQLPEILKFVQGPDFPTAGIIHGRAGIFEAYRTGRGRFMMRARAAIETFNKDRQAIIVTEIPYQVNKARLIERMADLVNEKTIDDISDIRDESDRDGMRIVIELKRGAEPQIVLNQLYKHTSMQEGFSMILLAVVNAQPKEMGLIQAIKHFIDHRVDVVRRRTAYLLNKAQDREHILEGYLTALDHLDNVITIIRASANRADARENLVAHFGGKKIDINVTGRAPKLPADKPFTSKQADAILELQLHRLTKLSIDEISNELKQIREAIEEFQSILGSEKKLRSVIIKELEEVKKLYGDARRTVIEDEAAEILLEDLIADEQVAVTVSHGGYMKRTPISTYRMQRRGGTGRTGMKTRDEDFVEHLFLASTHAYILIFTNTGRVFWLKVYEIPDIAAAGKGKHVGNLVALQPGETVRTMLAVRNLEEEGRYVFFATRNGTVKKTELKDFSHVMQRGIIAVGIDKGDELVGVTLTDGAQIIFLASHDGQAIRFDEGDVRPMGRPAYGVRGMNLDKDDYIVGMATTPKDAKKADTEAETIIAKAGVEATATDETLPIKGSLILSVTEAGYGKRTPADEYRLQGRGGSGVINVKTTARNGKVVGIAQVSEESEVMLISQYGKIIRMDSSTIRESGRAAQGVRLLSLEPGDRVAAAVVIAPVAEENGNGTLIQ; from the coding sequence ATGCCTGACGATCCCAAGAATCCCGAACTCCCCCTGACACCTCCTCCCGGCGACAGCGGTCCCGGCGCCCTCAATATTCAGCCCGTCAATATTGAAGAGGAGATGAAGCGGTCGTATCTCGACTACTCTCTTTCCGTCATCATCGGCCGTGCCTTGCCCGACGTTCGCGACGGACTGAAGCCTGTCCATCGCCGCATTCTCTACACCATGCAGCAGATGGGTCTTCGCCCCGGCGGCCCCACCCGCAAATGCGCCCGCATCGTCGGCGACGTCATGGGCAAATACCATCCCCACGGAAACCTCGCGGTCTACGATGCGTTGGTTCGCCTCGCGCAGCCCTTCGCCATGCGCGCCCCGCTCGTCGATGGTCAGGGAAATTTCGGATCGGTAGACGGTGATCCTCCCGCAGCCGATCGTTACACTGAAGCCCGTTTAGCACGTGTGTCGACCGCGCTGTTAGAAGACCTCGATAAAGAAGCCGTAGATTTCTATCCCAATTACGACGGCACCGAAACGCAGCCCGCCGTCCTGCCCGCGCGCTATCCAAATTTATTGGTGAATGGTTCCGACGGAATCGCCGTCGGCATGGCCACAAAAATTCCGCCACACAATCTCACCGAGATTGTCGACGCGACGATCACGCTGGTGAATAATCCCAACGCGCAGTTGCCGGAAATTTTGAAATTCGTGCAAGGCCCCGATTTCCCCACCGCCGGCATCATCCACGGACGTGCCGGAATTTTCGAAGCCTACCGCACCGGCCGCGGCCGTTTCATGATGCGTGCCCGCGCCGCCATCGAAACTTTCAACAAGGACCGCCAGGCGATCATCGTCACCGAGATCCCTTACCAGGTAAACAAAGCGCGCCTCATCGAGCGCATGGCCGACCTGGTGAATGAAAAGACGATCGACGACATCTCCGATATCCGCGACGAGAGCGATCGCGACGGCATGCGCATCGTCATCGAACTCAAGCGCGGAGCCGAGCCCCAGATCGTCCTGAACCAACTCTACAAGCACACCTCCATGCAGGAAGGCTTCAGCATGATTCTGCTGGCGGTCGTCAACGCCCAGCCGAAAGAGATGGGCCTGATCCAGGCGATCAAGCACTTCATTGATCACCGTGTCGACGTCGTGCGCCGCCGCACCGCCTACTTGCTGAACAAAGCGCAAGACCGCGAGCACATCTTAGAAGGTTATCTCACTGCGCTTGACCATCTCGATAACGTGATCACGATCATCCGCGCCAGCGCCAACCGCGCCGATGCGCGCGAAAACTTGGTCGCCCACTTTGGCGGCAAAAAGATCGACATCAACGTCACCGGACGCGCTCCGAAGCTCCCCGCCGACAAGCCCTTCACCTCGAAGCAAGCCGATGCGATCCTCGAACTCCAACTCCATCGCCTGACCAAACTCTCGATCGACGAAATTTCCAACGAGTTGAAGCAAATCCGCGAAGCCATCGAAGAATTCCAATCGATCCTCGGCTCCGAGAAAAAGCTCCGCAGCGTCATCATCAAAGAACTTGAAGAAGTGAAAAAGCTCTACGGCGACGCCCGCCGTACCGTCATCGAAGACGAAGCCGCCGAGATCCTGCTCGAAGACCTGATCGCCGACGAGCAGGTCGCCGTCACCGTAAGCCACGGCGGCTACATGAAGCGCACGCCGATCTCCACCTACCGCATGCAGCGCCGCGGCGGCACGGGACGCACCGGCATGAAGACGCGCGACGAGGATTTCGTCGAGCACCTCTTCCTCGCCTCGACGCACGCTTACATCCTGATCTTCACCAACACCGGACGAGTCTTCTGGCTGAAGGTCTACGAAATCCCCGACATCGCCGCCGCCGGAAAAGGCAAGCACGTCGGCAACCTGGTCGCTCTCCAGCCAGGAGAAACCGTGCGCACGATGTTAGCCGTCCGCAATCTCGAAGAAGAAGGACGCTACGTTTTCTTCGCCACCAGGAACGGCACCGTGAAAAAGACTGAGCTGAAAGATTTCAGCCACGTCATGCAACGCGGCATCATCGCGGTCGGCATCGACAAAGGCGACGAGTTAGTCGGAGTCACTCTGACCGATGGCGCACAGATCATCTTCCTCGCCTCGCACGACGGCCAAGCCATTCGCTTCGACGAAGGTGACGTCCGCCCCATGGGCCGTCCCGCCTACGGAGTCCGCGGCATGAACCTCGACAAGGACGACTACATCGTCGGCATGGCGACCACTCCGAAAGACGCGAAGAAGGCCGACACCGAAGCCGAAACCATCATCGCCAAAGCCGGCGTCGAAGCCACCGCCACCGACGAAACTCTGCCCATCAAAGGCAGCCTGATTCTGTCGGTGACCGAAGCCGGATACGGCAAGCGCACTCCCGCCGACGAATACCGCTTGCAAGGCCGAGGCGGTTCCGGCGTGATCAACGTGAAGACCACTGCCCGCAATGGCAAAGTCGTCGGCATCGCGCAGGTCAGCGAAGAATCCGAAGTGATGTTGATCAGCCAGTACGGCAAGATCATCCGCATGGACTCGAGCACCATCCGCGAATCCGGCCGAGCCGCGCAAGGCGTCCGCCTGCTGAGTCTCGAACCCGGAGATCGCGTAGCAGCCGCCGTAGTCATTGCCCCAGTCGCCGAAGAAAACGGCAACGGCACGCTGATTCAGTAG
- a CDS encoding metallophosphoesterase, which translates to MFTLILVRILFLALFLGLIYAVQRFWFVRTWSWIAALSSPAWRTGLHAALIVVAVALVAALLDPLLGRAVSRLTFGKSLITYSSLWLIASFFGFLAVQSVGGIEYLTNLVARLRPGAVAGAFNPQRRAFFQYAAMFAGSVPFLAATYGFAAGRLRYTIERVDVPIANLPLELDGLRIAQLSDIHIGDYMPPAEIARAVDMANDLRADIAFVTGDFVSREGDPLETCINELSRLRAPLGVYGCNGNHEIYAGVEDDAQRLFKEKGMQLLRAQNKVIEHNGATFNLLGVDYQRDHMTSGGSTGPMLQEIEHLIRRDMPNILLSHNPNSFNRAADLGIELSLAGHTHGGQVKFEIVDHSVTPARLITPFVAGHYTLPMSNGHASGNVSSNGAHKAALYVNRGLGTFGFPVRIGVPPEITLLTLRRS; encoded by the coding sequence GTGTTCACCCTGATCCTGGTCCGCATCCTTTTCTTAGCCTTGTTCCTCGGCCTGATCTACGCAGTCCAGCGTTTCTGGTTCGTCCGGACCTGGTCCTGGATCGCCGCTCTCTCCAGCCCCGCGTGGCGTACGGGATTGCATGCCGCACTCATCGTCGTCGCAGTCGCCCTGGTCGCAGCGCTCCTCGATCCTCTTCTCGGCCGCGCCGTTTCTCGCCTCACTTTCGGCAAGAGCCTAATCACCTATTCCAGCTTGTGGCTGATTGCATCTTTCTTCGGATTCCTGGCCGTCCAGTCCGTAGGCGGAATCGAATACCTTACGAATCTAGTCGCACGTCTGCGTCCGGGAGCGGTAGCCGGAGCCTTCAATCCCCAGCGTCGCGCGTTCTTTCAATATGCCGCCATGTTTGCCGGCAGCGTTCCATTTCTAGCCGCGACCTACGGATTCGCCGCTGGCCGCCTCCGCTACACCATCGAGCGCGTGGACGTCCCCATAGCCAACCTTCCCCTCGAACTCGACGGCCTGCGCATCGCGCAACTCAGCGACATCCACATCGGCGACTACATGCCGCCCGCGGAAATCGCGCGCGCCGTCGACATGGCCAACGATCTCCGCGCCGACATCGCCTTCGTCACCGGAGACTTCGTCAGCCGCGAAGGCGATCCACTGGAAACCTGCATCAACGAACTCAGCCGCCTGCGAGCCCCGCTCGGCGTCTACGGATGTAACGGCAATCACGAAATCTATGCTGGAGTAGAAGACGACGCCCAGCGCCTCTTCAAAGAAAAAGGCATGCAACTACTGCGCGCCCAAAATAAAGTGATCGAACACAACGGAGCCACCTTCAACCTGTTAGGCGTCGACTATCAACGCGACCACATGACCAGCGGCGGCAGCACCGGCCCCATGCTGCAGGAAATTGAACATCTCATCCGCCGCGACATGCCGAACATTCTTCTATCCCACAATCCAAACTCATTCAACCGCGCCGCCGACTTAGGCATCGAGCTGAGCCTAGCCGGCCACACCCACGGCGGCCAAGTAAAGTTCGAAATCGTAGACCACAGCGTAACCCCCGCCAGACTGATCACGCCCTTCGTGGCGGGACACTACACGTTGCCAATGTCGAACGGGCATGCCAGTGGGAATGTTTCGAGCAACGGCGCACACAAAGCTGCGCTCTATGTGAATCGCGGCTTGGGAACCTTCGGCTTCCCAGTGCGCATCGGCGTGCCCCCAGAAATCACCCTGCTAACCCTGCGGAGAAGCTAA